Part of the Sinorhizobium terangae genome is shown below.
CCGGAGATCATGCAAATCGCCACCGAAACCAAGGAAACGCTGAGCCGTACCGCGCAGAGCTATTTCACGGTGACGGAGAACCTCGGAATCAACCGGCTGCTCGCCGCCGCCGACCGGGTTCCGGCCACGGAGCAGTTCGAAGCGATGGCGCTTTCGCGCGCCGTCACCGATATTGGCGTCGCAAGGCGCGACATCACGATCGCGGCTCTCGTCGAGCAGAAGGGCGAACGCAATCCCGTGCTCGCCTGGCACGAAAGCGATCGCCAACGTGTCTCTCGCGTCGGCGACCAGTTGAAGCTGCTCACCGAAAAGGGCGAGACGACACTCGCCAAGATTACTGTCGCCGCCGGCCTGCTCAACGACCTTGCACGCGCCAAGGCGAAATGACACAGTCCGTCCGGGCAATCCGCCCGGAGGACTGATTCCGCTTCGGGTTTAATCGCGATTTCAACGCGTTATCGGCCCTCGCCAAACAGTCGACGAGGGCCGATAAATTCCGGGAGGGGAAATTGGACGTTACGGCCGAAGCGAGAGAGCAGCCCGGGGCGTCACGCCTCGGCATCATCGGCTGGATGCTGTTCGACTGGGCCGCGCAGCCTTTCTTCACCGTCATCACCACCTTCATCTTCGCGCCCTATTTCGTATCCCGGCTCACGGCCGACCATGTGCAAGGGCAGGCGATCTGGGGCTATACGCTTACCGTCTCCGGCATCATCATCGCGGTTCTTTCGCCGGTGCTTGGCGCGATCGCCGACGCGACCGGACCACGCAAGCCCTGGATCGGCTTTTTCGCCGTCATCAAGATCGCCTCGCTCGCAATGCTGTGGTTCGCCGCCCCGGGCTCGCCCATCCTCTATCCCGCGATCTTTCTCGCTCTGGCGACCGTCGCTGCCGAATTTTCGATCGTCTTCAATGATTCGATGATGACGCGGCTGGTGAGCGAAAAAGAAGTGGGCCGCGTCTCGAACATTGCCTGGGGGCTCGGCTATCTCGGCGGCATGATCGTCTTGATTGCCGTCGTAGCGCTCATTGCCGGAAATCCCGCGACGGGCAAGACGGCACTGGGCCTCGACCCGATCTTCGGCCTCGATCCGTCCAAGGGGGAAGACGCCCGCATCACCGGACCGATCTCGGCCGTCTGGTACTTGATATTCATTCTGCCGATGTTCCTGTTCACCCCGGATGCGGAGAAGGCGACGATGTCGCTGTGGAACGCGACGGCCAGTGGACTCAAGGAACTTGAGGGCACACTCCGGGAACTAAAGGAGAGAGCAGGTATCCTGCGTTTTCTGATCGCGCGGATGATCTTCCAGGACGGTGTTAACGGCTTGCTCGCGCTTGGCGGCACCTTCGCAGCCGGAATGTTCGGCTGGCAGACGATAGAACTCGGCCTCTATGGAATGATTCTCAACGTTGTTGCGATTGCAGGCTGCCTCTATGCGAGTCGGCTTGACGCACGGCTCGGCTCGAAAACGATTGTCGTTGCCAGCCTCGTCTGTCTCACCATCGCCACGCTCGGCATCGTCTCGACCGGGCCAGGCTTTACGCTGTTCGGGCTGCTGACGCTTCCGACAGAAGACTCCGGCGGCCTCTTCGGCACGACGGCGGAGAAGGCATATATTCTCTACGGCCTCCTGGTCGGCATCGCCTTCGGGCCAGTTCAGGCCTCGTCCCGTTCCTACCTCGCCCGAAGCGTCGCGGTCGAGGAAGCCGGCCGCTATTTCGGCCTCTATGCCCTTTCCGGGCGCGCGACTTCGTTTCTCGCTCCCGCCTCCGTCGCAACGATCACGGTGATGACCGATTCCGCGCGCATCGGCATGATGGCGCTGGTCGCTTTCCTCGCCATGGGTCTCTTCATCCTTCTGCGCACACCCTATCCGGCGCATCGCCCGGCATAAAAAAGGCCCGTTGCGCGGCAGGCGCGGGGGCGTTGCCACCTCGAAGGGTGAACGGCGTGAATAGTGTCCGCGCACCACTCGGCCGTCATTCTCGGGCTTGTCCCGAGGATGACGAGAGGCGAGCGGGGGTGCTCAACTGTTACAGCGCTGCGCCCGCTTGCGTAGTGACGCTTGAGCCACTCAATGCCGGAAATGGCGCATGCCGGTGAAGACCATGGCAACGTTGTGCTCGTTTGCCGCGGCGATCACCTCTTCGTCACGCATCGAGCCGCCCGGCTGGATGACGGCCGTGGCGCCGGCGGCGATTGCCGACAGGAGGCCGTCGGCGAAGGGCAGGAAGGCCTCCGATGCGACAGCCGAGCCGCGGGTCAGCGGTTCGGCGAGTCCCAGCGCCTTGGCGGCTTCCTCCGCCTTGATGGCGGCAATCCGGGCCGAATCGACGCGGCTCATCTGACCGGCACCGATGCCGGCCGTCTGGCCGTCCTTGGCATAGACGATGGCGTTCGACTTGACGTGCTTCGCCACCTTGAAGGCGAATTTCATGTCTTCGAGCTCCTGCGCGGTCGGTGCGCGCTTGGTCACGACCTTGAGTTCGAGATCCTCGACCATGCCGTTGTCGCGCGTCTGGACGAGCAGGCCGCCTGCGACCGTCTTTGCGGAAAGACCCGGCACGCGCGGATCCGGCAAGCCGCCGGTCGCGAGCAGCCGAAGGTTCGGCTTGCGCGCGATGATCGCCTTCGCCTCGTCGCTGACCGACGGTGCAATGATGACTTCCGTGAAGAGCTTGACGATCTCGTCCGCCGTCTCGGCATCGAGCTCCTGGTTGAGCGCGATGATACCGCCGAAGGCGGAGGTGGAATCGCAGGCAAGCGCCCGGCGGTAGGCTTCCGCAAGCGACGGCGCCGTCGCGACGCCGCAGGGGTTGGCGTGCTTGATGATGGCGCAGGCCGGCGCCTTCTCCGGCAGGAACTCGGCCACGAGCTCGAAGGCGGCGTCGGTGTCGTTGATGTTGTTGTAGGAAAGCTGCTTGCCCTGCAGCAGCGTGGCGGTCGCGACCCCCGGCCGGTTTTCGCCGGTCACGTAGAAGCCTGCCTTCTGATGCGGGTTTTCGCCGTAGCGCATCTCCTCCTTGAGCACGCCGCCAATCACGCGATGCCGCGGCATCGGCGTATCGAGAACGTCGGCGAACCAGTTGGAGATCGCGGCATCGTAGG
Proteins encoded:
- the purH gene encoding bifunctional phosphoribosylaminoimidazolecarboxamide formyltransferase/IMP cyclohydrolase, with the translated sequence MAVASKKIPAPDEVRIRTALLSVSDKTGIVELARALHDKGVRLVSTGGTHKALSDAGLPVSDVSELTGFPEVMDGRVKTLHPGVHGGLLAIRDDAEHVAAMGKHGITAIDLAVINLYPFEEVRAKGGDYPTTVENIDIGGPAMIRASAKNHAYVTIVTDPADYAPLLEEIAGGTTRYAFRQKMAAKAYARTAAYDAAISNWFADVLDTPMPRHRVIGGVLKEEMRYGENPHQKAGFYVTGENRPGVATATLLQGKQLSYNNINDTDAAFELVAEFLPEKAPACAIIKHANPCGVATAPSLAEAYRRALACDSTSAFGGIIALNQELDAETADEIVKLFTEVIIAPSVSDEAKAIIARKPNLRLLATGGLPDPRVPGLSAKTVAGGLLVQTRDNGMVEDLELKVVTKRAPTAQELEDMKFAFKVAKHVKSNAIVYAKDGQTAGIGAGQMSRVDSARIAAIKAEEAAKALGLAEPLTRGSAVASEAFLPFADGLLSAIAAGATAVIQPGGSMRDEEVIAAANEHNVAMVFTGMRHFRH
- a CDS encoding MFS transporter, encoding MDVTAEAREQPGASRLGIIGWMLFDWAAQPFFTVITTFIFAPYFVSRLTADHVQGQAIWGYTLTVSGIIIAVLSPVLGAIADATGPRKPWIGFFAVIKIASLAMLWFAAPGSPILYPAIFLALATVAAEFSIVFNDSMMTRLVSEKEVGRVSNIAWGLGYLGGMIVLIAVVALIAGNPATGKTALGLDPIFGLDPSKGEDARITGPISAVWYLIFILPMFLFTPDAEKATMSLWNATASGLKELEGTLRELKERAGILRFLIARMIFQDGVNGLLALGGTFAAGMFGWQTIELGLYGMILNVVAIAGCLYASRLDARLGSKTIVVASLVCLTIATLGIVSTGPGFTLFGLLTLPTEDSGGLFGTTAEKAYILYGLLVGIAFGPVQASSRSYLARSVAVEEAGRYFGLYALSGRATSFLAPASVATITVMTDSARIGMMALVAFLAMGLFILLRTPYPAHRPA